One stretch of Pseudomonas sp. NC02 DNA includes these proteins:
- a CDS encoding ATP-binding protein, whose product MFRVLIRLYLITIVTFAAAIYLVPRAVIQLFEHRYMNYNIEQSRGMQSLIVKEYRRVPMEQWANVTVRLSADFAPLKVQLLRIQDASYTPEEQRLLEKDQMVIRLGEWGWADDVSSALDDQLVVKVSVPPDPLDMNLLYWSMNVLIGAALLACLLFWLRPHWRDLERLKSTAAQLGQGNLAARTKIPPSSNIGSLAAVFDTMANDIEQLLNQQRDLLNAVSHELRTPLTRLDFGLALALSDDLPAASRERLQGLVAHIRELDELVLELLSYSRLQNPAQTPERVEVVLDEFIDSILGSVDDELENPDIVMDVVLDCAVERFTLDPRLTARALQNLLRNAMRYCERRIQVGVKVCPRGCEICVDDDGIGIPVDQRERIFEPFYRLDRSRDRATGGFGLGLAISRRALEAQGGTLTAQASPLGGARFRLWLPS is encoded by the coding sequence ATGTTTCGCGTCCTGATTCGGCTGTACCTGATCACCATCGTCACCTTTGCCGCCGCGATCTACCTGGTGCCCCGGGCGGTGATCCAGCTGTTTGAACACCGTTACATGAACTACAACATCGAGCAGTCCCGAGGCATGCAGAGCCTGATCGTCAAGGAGTACCGACGGGTGCCGATGGAGCAGTGGGCCAATGTCACTGTGCGCCTGTCGGCGGATTTCGCGCCGCTGAAGGTGCAACTGCTGCGTATCCAGGACGCCAGCTACACCCCTGAAGAACAGCGCCTGCTGGAAAAAGACCAGATGGTGATTCGCCTGGGCGAGTGGGGCTGGGCGGACGACGTCAGCTCGGCCCTGGACGACCAGTTGGTGGTCAAGGTCTCGGTACCGCCGGACCCGCTGGACATGAACCTGCTGTACTGGAGCATGAACGTGCTGATCGGCGCGGCGCTGCTGGCATGCCTGCTGTTCTGGCTGCGGCCCCACTGGCGCGACCTGGAACGCCTGAAAAGCACCGCCGCGCAACTCGGCCAGGGCAACCTTGCGGCCCGCACAAAAATCCCGCCCAGCTCCAACATCGGCAGCCTGGCGGCGGTGTTCGACACCATGGCCAACGACATCGAACAGCTGCTCAACCAGCAACGCGACTTGCTCAATGCCGTCTCCCATGAACTGCGTACGCCGCTGACGCGCCTGGACTTCGGCCTGGCCCTGGCGCTGTCCGACGACCTCCCGGCGGCCAGCCGTGAGCGGCTGCAAGGGTTGGTGGCGCACATTCGCGAGCTGGATGAGCTGGTGCTGGAGCTGCTCTCCTACAGCCGTTTGCAAAACCCGGCGCAAACACCCGAGCGGGTGGAAGTGGTGCTGGATGAGTTCATCGACAGCATCCTGGGCAGCGTCGACGACGAACTGGAAAACCCGGATATCGTGATGGACGTGGTGCTGGACTGCGCCGTGGAGCGCTTCACCCTGGACCCGCGCCTGACCGCCCGGGCCCTGCAAAACCTGCTGCGCAACGCCATGCGGTATTGCGAGCGGCGAATTCAGGTGGGGGTGAAGGTGTGTCCCAGGGGGTGCGAGATTTGCGTGGATGATGACGGTATTGGCATTCCGGTTGACCAGCGGGAGCGGATTTTCGAGCCGTTCTACCGGCTGGATCGCAGCCGGGATCGAGCCACTGGCGGTTTTGGCCTGGGATTGGCCATCAGCCGGCGGGCGCTGGAGGCGCAGGGCGGAACATTGACGGCCCAGGCTTCGCCATTGGGTGGTGCACGCTTCCGGCTCTGGCTGCCGAGTTAA
- a CDS encoding efflux RND transporter periplasmic adaptor subunit, whose protein sequence is MSKNLFAPFCLLALTLALSACGKSADDAAEAPLAKVRIETLEAKPLSITSELSGRIAAPRIAEVRARVAGVVLQRVFKEGHDVKQGDVLFRIDPAPFKADLDSAQASLRKAEANAFQARLQEQRYSQLVEGNAISGQEYDNARAAARQTAADVAANQAAVQRAKLNLGYATVTAPISGRIGRALVTEGALVGQNEATPMALIQQLDPIHADLTQSTRELNDLRRAFRAGHLKQVGQDQAKATLIQDDGSLYPLPGKLLFAEISVDPGTGQIILRSEFPNPDLDLLPGSFIRVRLEQAVDQQGISVPQRAITRDSAGIPMVLLLDAEQTVSQQPVELGSVVNDRWVVTRGLKAGDRIVVEGLQHARPGEKVQVDDSPAPIAQASGQ, encoded by the coding sequence ATGTCGAAGAATCTGTTTGCGCCGTTTTGCCTGTTGGCCCTGACACTGGCGTTGAGCGCGTGTGGCAAGTCGGCGGACGACGCCGCCGAGGCGCCGCTGGCCAAGGTGCGGATCGAAACCCTGGAAGCCAAGCCCCTGTCCATCACCAGCGAGTTGAGCGGACGGATTGCCGCGCCACGCATCGCCGAAGTGCGCGCCCGGGTGGCCGGCGTGGTGTTGCAACGGGTGTTCAAGGAAGGCCATGACGTCAAACAGGGCGATGTGCTGTTCCGGATTGACCCGGCGCCGTTCAAGGCCGACCTCGACAGCGCCCAGGCCAGCCTGCGCAAGGCCGAGGCCAATGCATTCCAGGCGCGCCTGCAAGAGCAGCGCTACAGCCAACTGGTGGAAGGCAACGCCATCAGCGGCCAGGAATACGACAACGCCCGCGCCGCCGCCCGGCAAACCGCCGCCGATGTGGCCGCCAACCAGGCCGCCGTGCAGCGCGCCAAATTGAACCTGGGTTATGCCACCGTGACTGCGCCGATTTCCGGTCGGATTGGCCGTGCGCTGGTGACCGAAGGTGCGCTGGTGGGCCAGAACGAAGCCACACCGATGGCGCTGATCCAGCAACTGGACCCGATCCACGCCGACCTGACCCAATCCACCCGCGAGCTGAACGACCTGCGCCGGGCCTTTCGCGCCGGGCACTTGAAGCAAGTCGGCCAGGACCAGGCCAAGGCCACGCTGATCCAGGATGACGGCAGCCTGTACCCGCTGCCGGGCAAGTTGCTGTTCGCCGAGATCAGCGTCGACCCGGGCACCGGGCAGATCATCTTGCGCAGCGAGTTCCCCAACCCGGACCTCGACCTGCTGCCCGGCAGCTTTATCCGCGTGCGCCTGGAGCAAGCCGTGGACCAGCAAGGCATCAGCGTGCCGCAACGGGCGATCACCCGCGACAGCGCCGGGATCCCGATGGTGTTGCTGCTGGACGCCGAGCAAACCGTGAGCCAGCAGCCGGTAGAACTGGGTTCGGTGGTCAATGACCGCTGGGTGGTGACCCGCGGCCTGAAGGCCGGTGACCGTATCGTCGTCGAAGGCCTGCAACACGCCCGCCCTGGCGAGAAAGTCCAGGTCGACGACAGCCCCGCGCCAATCGCCCAGGCATCCGGCCAATAA
- the nudC gene encoding NAD(+) diphosphatase produces the protein MTPGWITTTLLDNDAPGGWAVARSREGFLHDQNGPLFPREWLKRQDLSVFAEHGIGHLDGEPVYLLELNSPADVPGCGWQGLRAFMLQGDHTLYKVLGYAAQIGTWAREHRFCGSCGQAMVQVPRERAMFCQACDLRSYPRISPSMIVLVTRGDEILLARSPRFVTGVYSTLAGFAEPGESAEDCLIREVREEVQVEVKNIQYMGSQCWPFPHSMMLGFHAEYAGGDIVPQADEIEDAQWFNIHELPPLPASRSIARYLIDLYLARRLGHAEPVLPG, from the coding sequence ATGACCCCAGGCTGGATTACCACAACGCTGCTGGACAATGACGCCCCGGGCGGCTGGGCCGTGGCCCGCAGCCGTGAAGGCTTTTTACACGACCAGAACGGCCCGCTGTTTCCCCGGGAGTGGCTCAAGCGCCAGGACCTCTCGGTGTTCGCCGAGCATGGCATCGGCCACCTGGACGGCGAGCCGGTGTACCTGCTGGAACTCAACAGCCCCGCCGACGTTCCGGGCTGCGGCTGGCAGGGCCTGCGGGCATTCATGCTGCAGGGCGATCACACGCTGTACAAAGTCCTGGGCTACGCCGCGCAAATCGGCACCTGGGCCCGGGAGCATCGTTTTTGCGGCAGTTGCGGCCAGGCGATGGTGCAGGTGCCACGGGAGCGGGCGATGTTCTGCCAGGCCTGTGACCTGCGCAGCTACCCGCGTATCTCGCCGAGCATGATCGTGCTGGTGACCCGTGGCGACGAGATCCTGCTGGCCCGTTCGCCGCGCTTTGTCACGGGGGTCTACAGCACCCTGGCGGGGTTTGCCGAGCCGGGCGAGTCGGCCGAGGACTGCCTGATTCGCGAGGTGCGTGAAGAAGTGCAGGTGGAGGTCAAGAACATCCAGTACATGGGCAGCCAGTGCTGGCCGTTCCCGCACTCGATGATGCTGGGCTTTCACGCCGAGTACGCTGGCGGCGACATTGTGCCCCAGGCTGACGAGATCGAAGACGCGCAGTGGTTCAACATCCATGAACTGCCGCCGTTGCCGGCGTCGCGCTCGATTGCGCGCTACCTGATCGACCTCTACCTGGCCCGTCGCCTAGGTCACGCTGAACCAGTGCTGCCAGGCTAG
- a CDS encoding crotonase/enoyl-CoA hydratase family protein has translation MSEYQAFVVELSGNVAHVQLNRPEKINAMNAAFWTEIIDIFQWVEDTDAVRAVVISGAGKHFSSGIDLMLLASVANEFGKDVGRNARLLRRKILELQASFNAVDNCRKPVLAAIHGYCIGGAIDLISACDMRYAAEDAQFSIKEIDIGMAADVGTLQRLPRIVGDGMLRELAYTGRQFGAEEARSIGLVNRVYSDHQSLLAGVLEIAREIAAKSPIAVTGTKAMISYMRDHTINDGLEYVATWNSAMLQSNDLRVAIAAHMSKQKPDFVD, from the coding sequence ATGTCCGAATACCAAGCCTTTGTCGTCGAACTCAGCGGCAACGTCGCCCATGTGCAGCTCAATCGCCCGGAAAAGATCAACGCGATGAACGCGGCGTTCTGGACCGAGATCATCGACATCTTCCAATGGGTCGAAGACACCGACGCGGTGCGAGCCGTGGTCATCAGCGGCGCCGGCAAGCATTTCTCCTCCGGCATCGACCTGATGCTGCTGGCTTCGGTCGCCAACGAGTTCGGCAAGGACGTGGGCCGCAACGCGCGCCTGCTGCGGCGCAAGATCCTCGAACTGCAAGCTTCCTTCAACGCCGTCGACAACTGCCGCAAGCCGGTACTCGCGGCGATCCATGGCTACTGCATCGGCGGCGCCATCGACCTGATCAGCGCCTGTGACATGCGCTACGCCGCCGAAGATGCGCAATTCTCCATCAAGGAAATCGACATCGGCATGGCCGCCGACGTCGGCACCCTGCAACGCCTGCCGCGCATCGTCGGCGACGGCATGCTGCGCGAGCTGGCCTACACCGGCCGCCAGTTCGGCGCCGAAGAGGCCCGCAGCATCGGCCTGGTGAATCGGGTGTACAGCGATCACCAGAGCCTGCTGGCCGGCGTGCTGGAAATCGCCCGGGAAATCGCCGCCAAATCGCCGATCGCGGTCACCGGCACCAAGGCGATGATCAGCTACATGCGTGACCACACGATCAATGACGGTTTGGAATACGTTGCCACCTGGAACTCAGCTATGTTGCAATCCAACGACCTGCGCGTGGCCATCGCGGCCCATATGAGCAAGCAGAAACCCGACTTCGTGGATTGA
- a CDS encoding DUF1345 domain-containing protein, whose protein sequence is MPFLARTHPRLSSAAVLGLAVGLLAPADTIISKILIGWNAGVWTYLVLMLWLTSHSRADDVKRIAEIEDENAGLVLFMVCIAAIASLATITLNLVGTKDLSDSQRLLHYGFTGLTVVGSWLLIGVIFSVHYARLYYTWDGPEPALRFAEDLRTPNYWDFLYFSFTIGVAVQTADVGVATRTMRKVVLGQSLIGFLFNTAILGFSINIAAGLFG, encoded by the coding sequence ATGCCCTTCCTCGCACGCACCCACCCTCGCCTGTCCTCCGCCGCCGTCCTGGGCCTGGCGGTGGGGCTCCTGGCGCCCGCCGACACGATCATCAGCAAAATCCTCATCGGCTGGAACGCCGGGGTCTGGACCTACCTGGTGCTGATGCTGTGGCTCACCAGCCATTCCCGGGCCGACGACGTGAAACGCATCGCCGAGATCGAGGACGAGAACGCCGGCCTGGTGTTGTTCATGGTGTGCATCGCGGCGATTGCCAGCCTGGCGACCATCACCCTGAACCTGGTGGGCACCAAGGACCTGAGCGATAGCCAGCGCCTGTTGCACTACGGTTTTACCGGCCTGACGGTGGTTGGCTCATGGCTGCTGATCGGGGTGATTTTCAGCGTGCACTATGCGCGCCTGTATTACACCTGGGACGGCCCCGAGCCGGCACTGCGCTTTGCCGAGGATTTACGCACGCCCAATTACTGGGACTTCCTGTACTTCTCGTTCACCATCGGCGTGGCGGTGCAAACGGCGGATGTCGGGGTTGCCACGCGTACCATGCGCAAGGTGGTGCTGGGGCAATCGTTGATCGGGTTTCTGTTCAACACGGCGATCCTGGGGTTCTCGATCAACATCGCCGCCGGATTGTTTGGATGA
- a CDS encoding TSUP family transporter — protein MPFELSVDLTTLAILAVVAFIAGFIDAIAGGGGLLTTPALLTAGMPPHLVLGTNKLSSTFGSATASFTFYRRKLFHPRQWVHAIVGTLVGALTGAVVAHYLPAETLNKMLPVIVFGCGLYLLFGGTPKAALDNDAPIKKKWQSTQGFGLGFYDGVAGPGTGAFWTVSTMLLHPIDLVKASGVARSMNFVSNAAALTVFIFNGSVDWIVGLCMGVSVMCGAFFGARSAISGGAKFIRPVFITVVLGLTVRLAWQHWFSVT, from the coding sequence ATGCCTTTCGAACTCAGCGTTGACCTCACCACCCTGGCGATCCTCGCCGTGGTTGCCTTTATCGCCGGTTTCATCGACGCCATCGCCGGCGGTGGCGGCCTGCTCACCACGCCCGCCCTGCTGACCGCCGGCATGCCGCCCCACCTGGTGCTGGGCACCAACAAACTCAGTTCCACCTTCGGCTCGGCCACTGCCAGCTTTACCTTCTACCGGCGCAAGCTGTTTCATCCGCGCCAGTGGGTGCATGCCATCGTCGGCACCCTGGTCGGTGCACTCACCGGCGCGGTCGTGGCCCATTACCTGCCGGCAGAAACCCTGAACAAGATGCTCCCGGTGATTGTGTTCGGCTGCGGTTTGTATTTGCTGTTCGGCGGCACGCCCAAGGCGGCGCTGGACAACGACGCACCGATCAAGAAGAAATGGCAGTCCACCCAGGGCTTTGGCCTGGGTTTCTACGACGGCGTCGCCGGCCCGGGCACCGGGGCCTTCTGGACCGTGAGTACCATGCTGTTGCACCCCATCGACCTGGTAAAGGCCAGCGGCGTGGCGCGCAGCATGAACTTCGTCAGCAACGCGGCGGCGCTGACGGTGTTCATTTTCAATGGCTCGGTAGACTGGATTGTCGGCCTGTGCATGGGCGTGTCGGTGATGTGCGGCGCGTTTTTTGGCGCACGCAGCGCCATCAGCGGCGGCGCCAAGTTCATTCGCCCGGTGTTCATCACCGTGGTGCTCGGCCTGACGGTGCGCCTAGCCTGGCAGCACTGGTTCAGCGTGACCTAG
- a CDS encoding response regulator transcription factor, producing the protein MPNILLVEDDAALSELIASYLERNGYHVSVLSRGDHVRERARLNPPDLVILDLMLPGLDGLQVCRLLRADSATLPILMLTARDDSHDQVLGLEMGADDYVTKPCEPRVLLARVRTLLRRSSLTEPQVANDQILMGNLCIDLSERTVTWRGQPVELSSGEYNLLVVLARHAGEVLSRDQILQRLRGIEFNGTDRSVDVAISKLRRKFDDHAGEARKIKTVWGKGYLFSRSEWEC; encoded by the coding sequence ATGCCCAACATTCTTCTGGTGGAAGACGACGCCGCGCTCTCCGAATTGATCGCCAGTTACCTGGAACGCAACGGCTATCACGTCAGCGTGCTCAGCCGTGGCGACCACGTGCGTGAGCGTGCGCGGCTCAACCCACCGGACCTGGTGATTCTCGACCTGATGCTGCCGGGCCTCGACGGCCTGCAGGTCTGCCGGTTGCTGCGGGCCGACTCGGCCACGCTGCCGATCCTGATGCTCACCGCCCGCGACGACAGCCACGACCAGGTGTTGGGCCTGGAAATGGGCGCCGACGACTACGTCACCAAACCCTGCGAGCCGCGGGTATTGCTGGCGCGGGTGCGAACCTTGCTGCGCCGCAGCAGCCTCACCGAACCCCAGGTGGCCAACGATCAGATCCTGATGGGCAACCTGTGCATCGACCTGTCGGAACGCACCGTGACCTGGCGCGGCCAGCCGGTTGAGCTGTCCAGCGGTGAATACAACCTGCTGGTGGTACTGGCCCGGCATGCCGGCGAAGTGCTCAGCCGCGACCAGATCCTGCAACGCCTGCGCGGCATCGAGTTCAACGGCACCGACCGTTCGGTGGACGTGGCGATTTCCAAGCTGCGGCGCAAGTTCGACGACCACGCGGGCGAGGCGCGCAAGATCAAGACCGTGTGGGGCAAGGGCTACCTGTTCAGCCGTTCCGAGTGGGAATGCTGA
- the pcsA gene encoding phosphatidylcholine synthase: MISTLHVARLKAWGAHGFTATGVVLAFLATLALLDNQPKACLLWLGLALIVDGVDGSLARRVNVQTVLPSFDGSVLDLVIDYLTYVFIPALFIYRYIALPDFTPLFTVSVILVSSLFCFCNVNMKSKDNYFVGFPAAWNVVALCVYIIQPEAWVTLLTVIGLALLTVTPMKFLHPFRVKRFMPINIAVTTIWLLCSLLLVIDFPYTNRLTLGLWLLMSAYFLGICIWRTALEWVETHK, from the coding sequence GTGATATCGACCCTGCATGTAGCCCGTCTCAAGGCCTGGGGCGCCCACGGTTTTACCGCCACCGGCGTAGTACTGGCCTTCCTGGCCACCCTGGCACTGCTCGACAACCAGCCCAAGGCCTGCCTGCTGTGGCTGGGCCTGGCCTTGATCGTCGATGGGGTCGACGGCTCTCTCGCGCGACGGGTGAATGTGCAAACAGTGCTGCCAAGCTTCGATGGCTCGGTATTGGACCTGGTGATTGATTACCTGACGTACGTGTTTATTCCGGCGCTGTTTATCTATCGCTATATCGCCCTGCCGGACTTCACCCCGTTGTTTACGGTGTCGGTGATTCTGGTGTCGTCGCTGTTCTGCTTCTGCAACGTCAACATGAAGAGCAAGGACAACTACTTCGTCGGCTTCCCCGCCGCATGGAACGTGGTGGCGCTGTGCGTCTATATCATCCAGCCGGAAGCCTGGGTCACCTTGCTCACCGTGATCGGCCTGGCGTTGCTGACCGTGACGCCGATGAAGTTCCTGCACCCGTTCCGGGTCAAGCGCTTCATGCCGATCAATATTGCCGTGACCACCATCTGGTTGCTGTGCAGCCTGCTGCTGGTGATCGACTTCCCGTACACCAATCGCCTGACCCTGGGCCTGTGGTTGCTGATGTCGGCGTACTTCCTGGGGATCTGCATCTGGCGGACCGCACTGGAGTGGGTCGAAACACATAAATAG
- a CDS encoding efflux RND transporter permease subunit produces the protein MPQFFIDRPIFAWVVALFILLAGALAIPQLPVAQYPNVAPPKVEIYAVYPGASAQTLDESVVSLIEQELNGADHLLYFESQSSLGSATITATFQPGTDPEMAQVDVQNRLKAVEPRLPQAVTQQGLQVEKVSAGFLLLVTLTSSDGKLDDVALSDYLARNVMNELKRLDGVGKAQLYGAERAMRIWIDPQKLIGFNLTPADVNAAIAAQNAQVSAGSIGDLPGTKTQEITASILVKGQLSTPAEFADIVLKANPDGSTVRVGDVARVEIGSQEYQFSTRLNGKPSTAVSVQLSPGANALSTATLVRAKMDELARYFPANVEYKIPYDTSPFVKVSITKVVYTLGEAMLLVFAVMFLFLQNIRYTLIPTLVVPIALMGTFATMLLLGFSINVLTMFGMVLAIGILVDDAIVVVENVERIMVTEGLSPKEATRKAMGQITGAIVGITLVLVAVFLPMAFMPGSVGVIYQQFSLSMATSILFSAFLALTLTPALCATLLKPIAKGEHHEKGGFFGWFNRRFEQFTDRYEGWVAYALKRSGRYLLIYLVLVVGLGVLFARLPSSFLPVEDQGYTITDIQLPPGASKNRTVQVAEQIEAHNAGEPGVGDTTMIMGFSFSGSGQNAALAFTTLKDWSERSSKDSAAAIADRANAAFSELKDAIAYAILPPPVDGLGTSSGFEFRLQDRGGVGHAALMEARTELLAAAEKSPILANVRESALAEAPQVQLEVDRKQANALGISFADIGNVLSSAIGSAYINDFPNQGRMQRVVVQAEGDQRSQVADLMKIHVRNNAGKMVPLSAFVEARWIQGPAQLTRYNGYPAIAISGESAPGHSTGEAMEEIQRLVSQLPAGLGQEWTGLSLQERLSGSQAPLLLGLSLLIVFLCLAALYESWSIPTSVLLVVPLGVLGAVLAVSLRGMPNDVFFKVGLITIIGLSAKNAILIIEFAKDLYDQGEDLIDATLKAARLRLRPIIMTSLAFILGVVPLAIATGASSASQQAIGTGVIGGMITATLAVVFVPVFFVVVMKLVRKRHT, from the coding sequence ATGCCGCAGTTCTTTATTGACCGCCCGATCTTCGCCTGGGTGGTCGCCCTGTTTATCCTGCTGGCCGGCGCCCTCGCCATCCCGCAGTTGCCAGTCGCGCAGTACCCCAACGTCGCGCCGCCGAAAGTCGAGATCTATGCGGTGTACCCGGGTGCCTCCGCGCAAACCCTGGACGAAAGCGTGGTCAGCCTGATCGAGCAGGAGCTTAACGGCGCCGATCACCTGCTGTATTTCGAATCCCAGAGCAGCCTCGGTTCGGCCACCATCACCGCCACCTTTCAGCCGGGCACCGACCCGGAGATGGCCCAGGTTGACGTGCAAAACCGTCTCAAGGCGGTGGAGCCGCGCCTGCCCCAAGCCGTGACGCAGCAAGGCTTGCAGGTGGAGAAAGTCTCCGCCGGCTTCCTGCTGCTGGTGACCCTGACCTCCAGTGATGGCAAGCTCGATGACGTGGCGCTCAGCGATTACCTGGCGCGCAACGTGATGAACGAACTCAAGCGCCTGGACGGTGTGGGCAAGGCCCAGCTGTACGGCGCCGAACGCGCAATGCGCATCTGGATCGACCCGCAGAAGCTGATCGGCTTCAACCTGACCCCGGCCGACGTCAACGCGGCGATTGCGGCGCAGAACGCCCAGGTGTCGGCCGGCAGCATCGGCGATTTGCCGGGCACCAAGACCCAGGAAATCACCGCGTCGATCCTGGTGAAAGGCCAACTCTCGACCCCGGCCGAATTTGCCGACATCGTGCTCAAGGCCAACCCGGACGGTTCCACCGTGCGCGTCGGTGACGTGGCGCGGGTGGAAATCGGCAGCCAGGAATACCAGTTCTCCACCCGCCTGAACGGTAAGCCGTCCACTGCCGTCAGCGTGCAGCTGTCGCCCGGCGCCAACGCCTTGAGCACCGCGACCCTGGTGCGGGCGAAGATGGACGAACTGGCGCGCTACTTCCCGGCCAACGTCGAATACAAAATTCCGTACGACACCTCGCCGTTCGTGAAGGTCTCGATCACCAAGGTGGTGTACACCCTGGGCGAAGCGATGTTGCTGGTGTTTGCGGTAATGTTCCTGTTCCTGCAGAACATCCGCTACACGCTGATCCCGACGCTGGTGGTGCCGATCGCCTTGATGGGTACCTTTGCGACGATGCTGTTGCTGGGTTTCTCGATCAACGTGCTGACCATGTTCGGCATGGTATTGGCCATCGGCATTTTGGTGGACGATGCGATTGTGGTGGTAGAGAACGTCGAGCGGATCATGGTCACCGAGGGCCTGTCGCCCAAGGAGGCCACCCGCAAGGCAATGGGCCAGATTACCGGGGCGATTGTCGGCATCACGCTGGTGCTGGTGGCGGTGTTCCTGCCGATGGCGTTCATGCCGGGTTCGGTAGGCGTGATCTATCAGCAGTTCTCGTTGTCGATGGCCACCTCGATCCTGTTTTCGGCATTCCTCGCCCTGACCTTGACCCCAGCCCTGTGCGCGACCTTGCTCAAGCCGATTGCCAAGGGCGAGCACCATGAGAAAGGCGGGTTCTTCGGCTGGTTCAACCGGCGCTTCGAGCAGTTCACCGACCGCTATGAAGGCTGGGTGGCCTACGCCCTCAAGCGCAGCGGGCGTTACCTGTTGATCTATCTGGTGCTGGTGGTGGGGCTTGGGGTGTTGTTCGCCCGCCTGCCCTCCTCCTTCCTGCCGGTGGAAGACCAGGGCTACACCATCACCGATATCCAGCTGCCGCCGGGTGCCAGCAAAAACCGCACGGTGCAGGTGGCCGAGCAGATCGAGGCACACAACGCCGGCGAGCCAGGCGTGGGCGATACCACGATGATCATGGGTTTCAGCTTCTCCGGTTCGGGGCAGAACGCCGCGCTGGCGTTTACCACGCTCAAGGACTGGTCGGAACGCAGCAGCAAGGATTCCGCCGCGGCCATTGCGGACCGTGCCAACGCGGCTTTCAGTGAGCTGAAGGACGCGATTGCCTATGCAATCCTGCCGCCGCCGGTGGATGGCCTGGGCACCTCCAGTGGTTTCGAGTTCCGCCTGCAGGACCGTGGCGGCGTCGGCCATGCCGCGTTGATGGAGGCCCGTACCGAACTGCTGGCCGCCGCCGAGAAAAGCCCGATCCTGGCCAACGTGCGTGAAAGCGCCCTGGCCGAAGCTCCGCAAGTACAGCTTGAGGTGGACCGCAAGCAAGCCAATGCCCTGGGCATTTCCTTTGCCGATATCGGCAATGTGCTGTCCTCGGCCATCGGTTCGGCCTATATCAACGACTTCCCCAACCAGGGCCGCATGCAGCGGGTGGTGGTGCAGGCCGAAGGTGATCAGCGCAGCCAGGTGGCCGACCTGATGAAGATCCATGTGCGCAACAATGCCGGGAAGATGGTGCCGCTGTCGGCCTTCGTCGAGGCGCGCTGGATTCAGGGCCCCGCCCAGTTGACCCGCTACAACGGCTACCCGGCCATCGCGATTTCCGGTGAATCGGCACCGGGCCACAGTACCGGCGAGGCGATGGAGGAAATCCAGCGCCTGGTCAGCCAACTGCCCGCCGGCCTGGGCCAGGAATGGACCGGCCTGTCGTTGCAGGAACGCTTGTCCGGCTCCCAGGCACCGCTGCTGCTCGGTTTGTCGCTGCTGATCGTGTTCCTGTGCCTGGCGGCGCTGTATGAGAGCTGGTCGATTCCGACCTCGGTGCTGCTGGTGGTGCCCCTCGGCGTGCTCGGCGCGGTATTGGCCGTAAGCTTGCGCGGGATGCCCAACGATGTGTTCTTCAAGGTCGGCCTGATTACCATCATTGGGCTGTCGGCGAAGAACGCGATCCTGATCATCGAGTTTGCCAAGGACCTGTATGACCAGGGTGAAGACCTGATCGACGCCACGTTGAAAGCCGCACGCCTGCGCCTGCGGCCGATCATCATGACGTCCCTGGCGTTCATCCTCGGCGTGGTGCCGTTGGCGATTGCCACGGGCGCCAGCTCGGCCAGCCAGCAGGCCATCGGTACCGGGGTGATCGGCGGCATGATTACCGCGACGCTGGCGGTGGTGTTTGTGCCGGTGTTCTTCGTCGTGGTCATGAAGCTGGTGCGCAAGCGCCACACGTAA